A genomic window from Qipengyuania oceanensis includes:
- a CDS encoding crotonase/enoyl-CoA hydratase family protein: MTLLTIDTADHVRTLTLNRADTMNPLGAKGDGDAFAEACDAINADMDVRCVILTGAGRAFSAGGDIKAMKERTGTFGGNAPTISDGYRNNIHKVLRALYGLRVPLIAAVNGPAIGLGCDLACLADIRIASDKAKFGVTFLKLGIVPGDGGTWILPRVIGEARAAELFYTGDVIDAQTALDWGLVSRVVEADTLMDEARGLAAKVAVMPPHALRQAKNLMRQGRSTSYDTALEMAANTQALMHLTDDHMEGVDALIEKRVPDFKGR, encoded by the coding sequence ATGACCCTCCTCACCATCGACACCGCCGACCATGTCCGCACGCTCACTCTCAACCGGGCAGACACCATGAACCCGTTGGGCGCGAAGGGCGACGGCGATGCCTTTGCCGAGGCCTGCGATGCGATCAACGCCGACATGGACGTGCGCTGCGTGATCCTCACGGGCGCGGGCCGGGCCTTCAGCGCGGGCGGCGACATCAAGGCGATGAAGGAGCGGACCGGTACCTTCGGCGGCAACGCGCCGACCATTTCCGACGGCTATCGCAACAACATCCACAAGGTCCTGCGCGCGCTCTACGGGCTGCGCGTGCCCCTGATCGCGGCGGTCAACGGCCCGGCGATCGGCCTCGGCTGCGACCTCGCCTGCCTCGCCGACATCCGCATCGCGAGCGACAAGGCCAAGTTCGGCGTCACCTTCCTCAAGCTCGGCATCGTGCCCGGCGATGGAGGCACCTGGATCCTCCCGCGCGTGATCGGCGAAGCGCGCGCGGCGGAGCTGTTCTACACCGGCGACGTGATCGACGCGCAGACCGCGCTCGACTGGGGGCTGGTCAGCCGGGTAGTCGAAGCCGATACCCTGATGGACGAGGCGCGCGGCCTCGCGGCGAAGGTCGCCGTCATGCCGCCTCATGCTCTCAGGCAGGCCAAGAACCTCATGCGGCAGGGTCGCTCGACCAGCTACGACACCGCGCTCGAGATGGCGGCGAACACGCAGGCGCTGATGCACCTGACCGACGATCACATGGAGGGCGTCGACGCGCTGATCGAGAAGCGCGTGCCGGACTTCAAGGGTCGGTAG
- the dxs gene encoding 1-deoxy-D-xylulose-5-phosphate synthase: MTNTPDTPLLDTVDTPHDLRKLDQAQLRQLSDELRAEMIDAVGSTGGHLGSGLGVVELTVAIHYVFNTPEDRLVWDVGHQAYPHKIITGRRDRIRTLRQGGGLSGFTKRTESEYDPFGAAHSSTSISAALGFAVANKLRGRPGKGIAVIGDGAMSAGMAYEAMNNAEQAGNRLVVILNDNDMSIAPPVGGLSAYLARMVSSSEYLGLRNLASRLSKKLSRKVHSGLEKAEEYARGMVTGGTLFEELGFYYVGPIDGHNLDHLIPVLENVRDSEQGPVLVHVVTTKGKGYAPAENSADKYHGVAKFDVVTGEQKKSAGGPPAYQNVFGDTLAKLAETDDRICAITAAMPSGTGVDRFAKAHPDRAFDVGIAEQHGVTFAAGLAAEGMRPFAAIYSTFLQRAFDQVVHDVAIQNLPVRFAIDRAGLVGADGATHAGSFDITYLATLPNFVVMAAADEAELVHMTYTAAEYDDGPIAFRYPRGSGVGVDLPETPEKLEIGKGRVVREGSKVAILSLGTRLHEALKAADQLEAKGLSTTVADLRFAKPLDTALIEKLMRSHEVVVTVEEGAIGGLGAHVLTLASDEGLTDGGLKVRTMRLPDVFQDHDDPTKQYDEAGLNAPHIVETVLKALRHNSAGIEEVRA; encoded by the coding sequence ATGACGAATACGCCTGACACGCCCCTGCTCGACACCGTCGACACGCCGCACGACCTTCGCAAGCTCGACCAGGCGCAGCTGCGCCAATTGTCCGACGAACTGCGCGCCGAGATGATCGACGCCGTCGGCTCGACGGGCGGCCATCTCGGCTCCGGGCTCGGCGTGGTCGAGTTGACCGTGGCGATCCATTACGTCTTCAACACGCCGGAAGACCGGCTGGTGTGGGACGTCGGCCACCAAGCCTATCCGCACAAGATCATCACAGGTCGCCGGGATCGCATCCGCACCCTGCGCCAGGGCGGCGGCCTCAGTGGTTTCACCAAGCGGACCGAAAGCGAATACGATCCGTTCGGCGCCGCGCATTCGAGCACCTCGATCTCCGCCGCGCTGGGCTTCGCGGTCGCCAACAAGCTCCGCGGGCGGCCGGGCAAGGGCATCGCGGTGATCGGTGACGGCGCAATGAGCGCCGGCATGGCCTACGAAGCGATGAACAATGCCGAACAGGCCGGCAATCGCTTGGTCGTGATCCTCAACGACAACGACATGTCGATCGCGCCGCCGGTCGGCGGCCTCTCGGCTTACCTGGCGCGGATGGTCTCGAGCAGCGAATATCTCGGCCTGCGCAACCTTGCCTCGCGCCTTTCCAAGAAGCTCAGCCGCAAGGTCCATTCCGGCCTCGAAAAGGCAGAAGAATACGCGCGCGGGATGGTCACCGGCGGGACCCTGTTCGAAGAGCTCGGCTTCTACTACGTCGGCCCGATCGACGGGCACAATCTCGACCACCTGATCCCCGTGCTCGAGAACGTGCGCGACAGCGAACAGGGACCGGTCCTCGTCCATGTCGTGACGACCAAGGGCAAGGGGTATGCCCCGGCGGAGAACAGCGCCGACAAGTATCACGGCGTTGCCAAGTTCGACGTCGTCACCGGCGAACAGAAGAAGAGCGCGGGCGGCCCGCCCGCTTACCAGAACGTCTTCGGCGACACGCTGGCCAAGCTCGCCGAAACCGACGACCGGATCTGCGCCATCACCGCCGCCATGCCGAGTGGCACGGGCGTCGACCGCTTCGCCAAGGCGCACCCGGATCGTGCCTTCGACGTCGGCATTGCCGAACAGCACGGCGTGACCTTCGCCGCCGGCCTGGCCGCCGAAGGGATGCGTCCCTTCGCCGCGATCTATTCGACCTTCCTCCAGCGCGCCTTCGACCAGGTGGTCCACGACGTCGCGATCCAGAACCTGCCGGTCCGCTTCGCGATCGACCGTGCCGGCCTGGTCGGGGCCGACGGTGCGACCCACGCCGGCAGCTTCGACATCACCTATCTCGCGACCCTGCCGAATTTCGTGGTCATGGCCGCGGCCGACGAGGCGGAACTGGTCCACATGACCTACACCGCCGCCGAATACGACGACGGGCCGATCGCCTTCCGCTATCCGCGGGGCAGCGGTGTCGGCGTGGACTTGCCGGAAACGCCGGAAAAGCTCGAGATCGGCAAGGGCCGTGTCGTCCGCGAAGGTTCGAAGGTCGCCATCCTGTCGCTCGGCACGCGCTTGCACGAGGCGCTGAAGGCTGCCGACCAGCTCGAGGCCAAAGGTCTTTCCACGACCGTCGCCGATCTGCGCTTCGCCAAGCCGCTTGATACCGCACTGATCGAGAAGCTGATGCGCAGCCACGAAGTCGTGGTGACGGTCGAGGAAGGTGCCATCGGCGGCCTCGGCGCGCATGTACTGACGCTCGCCAGCGACGAGGGATTGACGGATGGCGGATTGAAGGTGCGGACCATGCGCCTGCCAGACGTCTTCCAGGATCACGACGACCCGACGAAGCAGTATGACGAGGCCGGCCTCAACGCGCCGCACATCGTCGAGACGGTGCTCAAAGCGCTGCGGCACAATTCGGCGGGCATCGAGGAAGTGCGGGCTTGA
- a CDS encoding Fur family transcriptional regulator: MASHAHTHHEHSGKQLVEEARVALTEAGEQWTGMRAAVFEELARHDRPASAYDIADNLSAARGKRVAPNSVYRILDLFVRTNLANRIESANAYLVNTHPGCRHDCIFLICDDCGTASHFDDDKLTSSLRAAGNAAGFSEVRPVVELRGLCADCV, translated from the coding sequence ATGGCAAGCCACGCACACACGCATCACGAACATTCGGGCAAGCAACTCGTCGAAGAAGCGCGCGTCGCGCTAACGGAAGCAGGCGAACAATGGACCGGCATGCGCGCCGCCGTGTTCGAGGAGCTGGCGCGGCACGATCGCCCCGCCTCGGCCTATGATATCGCCGACAACCTCTCCGCCGCCCGCGGCAAGCGCGTCGCGCCCAACAGCGTCTATCGCATCCTCGACCTGTTCGTGCGGACCAATCTGGCCAACCGGATCGAGAGCGCCAACGCCTACCTCGTCAACACGCACCCCGGCTGCCGCCACGACTGCATCTTCCTGATCTGCGACGATTGCGGAACGGCGAGCCACTTCGACGACGACAAGCTGACGTCCTCGCTGCGCGCGGCGGGCAATGCCGCGGGTTTCTCCGAAGTCAGGCCGGTGGTCGAACTGCGCGGACTATGCGCCGATTGCGTCTAG
- the msrA gene encoding peptide-methionine (S)-S-oxide reductase MsrA codes for MTQNGPTDGTLHRRPLSQFRNWLRSWRGDSGRAGGFGPFRFDQRGDRRHPPVLTRRALPLLAAAGLALSACQQPAFASENIVNAPAAERTSKETGGLKTAIFSGGCFWGVEAVFSHVKGVKSAVSGYHGGTARQADYKLVSSGVTDHVESVKVVYDPSVIRYDQLLRIFFAVIADPTLKNRQGPDRGAHYNAELAPMSAEQLAVAKAYLAQMKASGKWDRPIVTDIVRAQAFYPAEDYHQDFAAKNSRHGYIQRWDAPKVAALKRLYPGVYRADFQRN; via the coding sequence ATGACACAGAACGGACCGACTGATGGGACTCTTCACCGCCGACCTCTATCGCAATTTCGCAATTGGCTTCGCAGCTGGCGCGGCGATAGTGGGCGCGCAGGCGGGTTCGGCCCATTTCGGTTCGATCAGCGCGGCGATCGCCGCCATCCTCCCGTTCTGACGCGCCGCGCGCTGCCGCTGCTGGCAGCTGCAGGCCTTGCGCTGTCCGCTTGCCAGCAACCCGCCTTCGCCAGCGAGAACATCGTCAACGCACCGGCTGCAGAGCGCACGTCGAAGGAAACCGGCGGCCTCAAGACCGCGATCTTTTCCGGCGGGTGCTTCTGGGGTGTGGAAGCCGTCTTCAGCCATGTGAAAGGCGTCAAGAGCGCGGTCTCCGGCTATCACGGCGGCACCGCCCGCCAGGCCGATTACAAGCTCGTCTCTTCGGGCGTGACCGATCACGTCGAATCGGTGAAGGTCGTCTACGACCCCAGCGTCATCCGTTACGACCAGCTGCTCCGGATCTTTTTCGCGGTCATCGCCGATCCCACGCTCAAGAACCGCCAGGGCCCCGATCGCGGCGCGCACTACAATGCCGAACTGGCGCCCATGTCGGCGGAACAGCTTGCCGTCGCCAAGGCCTATCTCGCGCAGATGAAGGCGAGCGGTAAATGGGACCGGCCGATCGTCACGGATATCGTCCGTGCGCAGGCCTTCTATCCTGCCGAGGACTATCACCAGGACTTCGCCGCGAAGAACTCTCGCCACGGTTATATCCAGCGGTGGGATGCGCCCAAGGTCGCGGCCCTTAAGCGCCTTTACCCCGGTGTCTATCGGGCGGACTTCCAGCGCAACTAG
- the purH gene encoding bifunctional phosphoribosylaminoimidazolecarboxamide formyltransferase/IMP cyclohydrolase, with product MSEVTIGRALLSVSDKSGLAELGKALAARGVELVSTGGTAKALRDAGLEVKDVSELTGFPEMMDGRVKTLHPTVHGGLLAVRDNPEHARAMEAHDIGAIDLVVVNLYPFEATVAKGAERDEVIENIDIGGPSMVRSSAKNHQYVTILTDPSDYETFLGELEERDGATSLDFRKRMAAKAFAATAAYDAAISQWFAYADQGETFPQTRAMASNLVSTLRYGENPHQQAALYVPRRVPSPGLPQAEQVQGKELSYNNYNDANAALELAAEFAGGKPAVVIVKHANPCGVAQADNLLDAWHAALECDSVSAFGGIVATNVPLDGPTAEAICKIFTEVVVAPGADEAARAAFAAKKNLRLLITDGLPDPRRPGVTQVVIAGGLLVQTRDNGAITADELKVVTEREPSEQELKDCLFAWTVARHVKSNAIVYARDGATAGIGAGQMNRRDSSRIAAMKAAEAAEKYGWDQSRTVGSAVASDAFFPFADGLIAAAEAGATAVIQPGGSIRDQEVIAAANEAGLAMVFTGMRHFRH from the coding sequence GTGAGCGAAGTGACAATCGGCCGGGCATTGCTTTCGGTCTCGGACAAGAGCGGGCTGGCGGAACTGGGCAAGGCGCTCGCCGCGCGCGGTGTCGAACTGGTCTCGACCGGCGGTACCGCGAAGGCGCTCCGCGATGCGGGCCTAGAGGTGAAGGACGTGTCCGAGCTGACCGGTTTTCCCGAGATGATGGACGGCCGGGTCAAGACGCTTCACCCCACGGTGCACGGCGGCCTGCTGGCCGTGCGCGACAATCCCGAGCACGCCCGAGCCATGGAAGCGCACGACATCGGCGCGATCGACCTGGTGGTCGTCAATCTCTATCCGTTCGAAGCGACCGTCGCCAAAGGCGCAGAACGCGACGAGGTGATCGAGAACATCGACATCGGCGGTCCCAGCATGGTTCGCTCCTCGGCCAAAAATCACCAATATGTCACGATCCTGACCGATCCTTCCGACTACGAGACATTTCTCGGCGAGCTGGAGGAGCGGGACGGGGCGACCTCGCTCGATTTCCGCAAGCGCATGGCTGCCAAGGCATTCGCCGCGACGGCTGCCTACGATGCGGCGATCAGCCAGTGGTTCGCCTATGCCGACCAGGGCGAAACATTCCCGCAGACGCGCGCCATGGCCTCGAACCTGGTGTCGACGCTGCGCTACGGCGAGAACCCGCATCAGCAGGCGGCGCTCTATGTCCCGCGGCGCGTACCTTCACCCGGCCTTCCGCAGGCCGAACAGGTGCAGGGCAAGGAACTCAGCTACAACAATTACAACGATGCCAATGCCGCGCTCGAACTCGCGGCGGAATTCGCCGGCGGCAAGCCTGCAGTGGTCATCGTCAAGCACGCCAACCCTTGCGGTGTCGCCCAGGCCGACAACCTGCTCGATGCCTGGCACGCGGCGCTCGAATGCGACAGCGTCAGTGCATTCGGCGGGATCGTCGCCACCAATGTCCCGCTCGACGGGCCGACGGCCGAAGCGATCTGCAAGATCTTCACCGAGGTGGTCGTTGCACCGGGCGCGGACGAGGCCGCGCGCGCCGCCTTCGCCGCCAAGAAGAACCTGCGCCTCCTCATCACCGATGGATTGCCCGATCCGCGCCGTCCGGGCGTGACCCAGGTCGTCATCGCGGGCGGCCTGCTGGTGCAGACGCGCGACAATGGCGCGATCACTGCCGACGAGTTGAAAGTCGTCACCGAGCGCGAACCGAGCGAGCAGGAGCTGAAAGACTGCCTGTTCGCCTGGACGGTGGCGCGCCATGTGAAGTCGAACGCCATCGTCTATGCCAGGGACGGGGCCACCGCCGGGATCGGCGCGGGCCAGATGAACCGGCGCGACAGTTCGCGGATCGCCGCGATGAAAGCGGCCGAGGCGGCGGAGAAATACGGTTGGGACCAGTCGCGCACGGTCGGTAGCGCGGTCGCCTCCGATGCATTCTTTCCCTTTGCCGACGGTCTGATCGCGGCAGCCGAAGCGGGCGCGACCGCGGTGATCCAGCCGGGCGGGTCGATCCGCGACCAGGAGGTGATCGCGGCTGCGAACGAGGCGGGCCTTGCGATGGTCTTCACCGGGATGCGCCATTTCCGGCACTGA
- a CDS encoding heparinase II/III family protein, whose product MDMAASSRDEELEELESPADAARAIPLIPGLEPMRRERRATAIPPAPEEEIEPLEPARALVPSDLAPPRAHLGDRLTRVAYRLGLPSALLSVPFGRPSAPRILATVSSPLTGDRAAGMALRTGHFLVHGLKLPIEQVDMAGAARSTPPVERMLHGFTWLRDLSMAGSREECARLAESLLVRWLAANGEQAKNPAWEIEHTALRVMGWLVHAPLLFSSGDGKLRGRALKQLTSCANWLDRKADKAPDGFARVAAWCAITAAGLLLPDGKPRRLYGEAGLVRALGDFIHDDGGNCSRSPVAQMEAIALLVDLAACYEATGRAPPAMLGTMKELLVPPLLALRHGDGGLGSWQGAGAVSTERLASLVEASGIRKRALRETGQWGFHRIRAGNAILQFDAAPPPRGTNSRHGCASTLAFEFSHGTQRIVVNCGGGAWAGGMVPVRIEQGLRATAAHSTLVLDNVNSTAVLINGALGKGVEEVDVERREPVSGEAGAITIEASHNGYAARYALTHRRILMLRDDGTELRGEDVLAPARKKGQRGKIAYAIRFHLAPGIDIGLSDDGRGAGLALPDGSYWQFRLGGDGAAEHGELAIEDSLWVDGQGRPRQTRQLVIQGMTSRGGGNFPWLLKKMG is encoded by the coding sequence ATGGACATGGCCGCCAGCAGCCGCGACGAGGAGCTGGAAGAACTCGAATCGCCTGCGGACGCGGCGCGCGCCATCCCGCTGATCCCCGGACTCGAGCCGATGCGGCGCGAGCGTCGCGCCACTGCCATCCCGCCTGCGCCGGAAGAAGAGATCGAGCCGCTCGAACCCGCTCGCGCACTTGTGCCTTCCGATCTTGCTCCGCCGCGCGCGCATCTCGGCGACCGGCTGACGCGCGTCGCCTACCGGCTCGGCCTGCCGTCGGCCCTGCTTTCCGTGCCGTTCGGCCGGCCCTCGGCACCGCGGATCCTTGCCACCGTGTCGAGCCCGCTGACCGGAGATCGCGCCGCCGGGATGGCGCTGCGCACCGGGCATTTTCTGGTCCACGGGCTCAAGCTGCCCATCGAGCAGGTCGACATGGCCGGTGCGGCGCGCTCGACGCCGCCGGTCGAGCGGATGCTGCACGGTTTCACCTGGCTGCGCGACCTGTCGATGGCCGGCTCGCGCGAGGAATGCGCAAGGCTGGCCGAGAGCCTGCTGGTCCGCTGGCTTGCCGCCAATGGCGAGCAGGCGAAGAACCCGGCCTGGGAGATCGAGCATACCGCCTTGCGCGTCATGGGCTGGCTCGTCCACGCGCCGCTGCTGTTCTCGAGCGGCGACGGGAAGCTGCGCGGGCGCGCCCTCAAGCAGCTGACATCCTGCGCCAACTGGCTCGATCGCAAGGCCGACAAGGCACCAGACGGTTTCGCCCGGGTGGCGGCGTGGTGCGCGATTACCGCCGCAGGCCTGCTACTGCCCGATGGCAAGCCGCGCCGGCTCTACGGCGAGGCAGGGCTCGTGCGCGCACTCGGCGATTTCATCCACGACGATGGCGGCAATTGCTCGCGCAGTCCGGTCGCCCAGATGGAAGCAATCGCGCTGCTCGTCGACCTGGCCGCCTGCTACGAGGCGACCGGCAGAGCGCCGCCGGCGATGCTCGGCACGATGAAGGAACTGCTGGTTCCGCCGCTGCTCGCGCTGCGGCACGGGGATGGAGGGCTTGGCAGCTGGCAAGGCGCGGGGGCCGTATCGACCGAGCGGCTGGCCTCGCTGGTCGAGGCGAGCGGGATCCGCAAGCGGGCCCTGCGCGAAACGGGGCAGTGGGGCTTCCACCGGATCAGGGCCGGTAACGCGATCCTGCAATTCGATGCGGCGCCCCCGCCACGCGGCACCAATTCGCGCCACGGCTGCGCCTCCACCCTGGCTTTCGAGTTCTCGCACGGCACCCAGCGGATCGTCGTCAATTGCGGCGGCGGCGCATGGGCTGGCGGCATGGTCCCGGTCCGGATCGAGCAGGGCCTTCGCGCCACTGCAGCGCATTCGACGCTGGTGCTCGACAACGTCAATTCGACGGCGGTGCTGATCAACGGCGCGCTCGGCAAGGGCGTCGAGGAAGTGGACGTCGAGCGGCGCGAGCCGGTATCCGGAGAAGCGGGGGCAATTACCATCGAGGCCAGCCACAATGGCTATGCCGCACGCTATGCGCTCACGCACCGGCGGATCCTGATGCTGCGTGACGACGGCACCGAGCTGCGCGGCGAGGACGTGCTCGCGCCGGCCCGCAAGAAGGGGCAGCGCGGCAAGATCGCTTACGCGATCCGGTTCCATCTCGCGCCCGGGATCGACATCGGCCTGTCCGACGACGGGCGCGGCGCCGGCCTTGCCTTGCCGGACGGGTCGTACTGGCAATTCCGGCTCGGCGGCGATGGCGCTGCCGAACATGGCGAACTGGCAATCGAGGACAGCCTGTGGGTCGATGGGCAGGGCCGCCCGCGCCAGACCCGCCAGCTCGTCATCCAGGGAATGACATCGCGCGGCGGGGGGAACTTCCCTTGGCTGCTCAAGAAAATGGGATAA
- the rpe gene encoding ribulose-phosphate 3-epimerase gives MSAPLISPSILSADFARLGEEIRAIDAAGADWIHVDVMDGHYVPNITIGPAVVKALRPHTDKPFDVHLMIAPVDPYLEEFAEAGADIITVHPEAGPHIHRTLQAIKALGKKAGVVLNPGTPAKMLDYLLEEVDLVLVMSVNPGFGGQSFIHSQLRKIEAIRKSIDKLGKPIHLEVDGGVNAQTAKLCIDAGADVLVAGSATFKGGPERYAANIAALKQAGGSAGEGAASKGAA, from the coding sequence ATGTCCGCACCGCTCATTTCGCCCTCGATCCTCTCGGCCGATTTTGCCCGGCTGGGCGAGGAGATTCGCGCTATCGATGCGGCAGGAGCCGACTGGATCCACGTGGACGTGATGGACGGCCATTACGTCCCCAACATCACCATCGGTCCGGCGGTGGTGAAGGCGCTGCGGCCGCATACCGACAAGCCCTTCGACGTCCACCTGATGATCGCGCCGGTCGATCCCTATCTCGAGGAGTTCGCGGAAGCGGGCGCGGACATCATCACCGTCCATCCCGAGGCAGGGCCCCACATCCATCGCACGCTGCAGGCGATCAAGGCGCTCGGCAAGAAGGCGGGGGTGGTGCTCAATCCCGGCACTCCGGCCAAGATGCTCGACTACCTGCTCGAAGAAGTCGACCTGGTCCTGGTGATGAGCGTCAATCCGGGCTTCGGCGGGCAGAGTTTCATCCATTCGCAACTGCGCAAGATCGAGGCGATCCGCAAGTCGATCGACAAGCTCGGCAAGCCGATCCACCTAGAGGTCGATGGCGGGGTGAACGCGCAAACGGCGAAACTGTGCATCGATGCAGGGGCTGACGTGCTGGTCGCGGGCAGTGCCACCTTCAAAGGCGGGCCGGAGCGCTATGCGGCCAATATCGCCGCGCTCAAGCAGGCGGGCGGCAGTGCCGGCGAAGGCGCCGCCTCGAAGGGAGCGGCGTAG
- a CDS encoding PqqD family protein, giving the protein MATPRKLTDNFVATTVDDEIVIVDMAGGELFSLKGTARAVWEAIDGDTPVDAIAQAMAARYDVTPDEAGADIAALVGELEAAGLVAGRS; this is encoded by the coding sequence ATGGCCACTCCGCGCAAGCTCACCGACAATTTCGTCGCCACGACCGTCGACGACGAGATCGTTATCGTGGACATGGCTGGGGGCGAGCTGTTTTCGCTCAAGGGCACGGCACGCGCGGTCTGGGAAGCGATCGACGGCGATACACCGGTCGATGCCATCGCGCAGGCGATGGCGGCGCGCTACGACGTGACGCCCGACGAAGCGGGAGCGGATATCGCAGCGCTGGTCGGCGAACTCGAGGCCGCGGGACTGGTCGCCGGGCGGTCCTGA
- a CDS encoding asparagine synthase-related protein, which translates to MIAALHGGPFPDGARKAVARALTLGRGAARDSSGALTDFQWLGPAGQHFGRFGPVCALVQGWIDNAGDLAGQLELADAHPARVYAAALVRWGDDADRHVVGNYAAIAELADGSLRLARSPWDAPPLYHHHAAGSTVVSPLLRAIFAAGVPRRLDYDRVIDELAYVWRDGEERGWYHDVLQVPLGCAITYGSSGRRLDRWYSVDELPQVRFADDPDYVEAATALLDEAARKALATCRRPAIALSGGLDSPLAAAALTQAMPEPQRLTAVTFAPHPDWDGIAPPGTIGDETEVARAFAEHNGQIELHEADPQQGGFDFRADEMFRAMQVYAPGLANVGMMHGVWAKAAELGCDMLFTADLGNQTVSDAGRWAYVEYARRGKWGELGKLLDARAGDSRSMARKIAALSILSQLPAAARRMLRGVVHPERRDMTALFTLLSARARRERRGAWNDVTLGRSRREVIRNAALQANGPAADVHLAFEQLYGLRRRDVMAYRPLVEFCLGLPTEQFASQGVERRLARRMGKGRLPEAHRLAAATGQHNVDWHARLTPRREELLAYTDALAGHPWLSETIDLSRMRDLLERWPDTSDFSWDEGMSRAMALPRIVLAARFIAIAEGRNDL; encoded by the coding sequence ATGATTGCCGCGCTTCACGGAGGGCCGTTTCCCGACGGAGCCCGGAAAGCAGTCGCACGTGCCCTGACGCTGGGCCGGGGGGCGGCGCGAGACAGCTCGGGCGCACTCACCGATTTCCAGTGGCTTGGCCCGGCCGGACAGCATTTCGGCCGGTTTGGCCCGGTCTGCGCACTGGTGCAGGGATGGATCGACAATGCCGGTGACCTTGCCGGCCAACTCGAACTCGCCGATGCGCATCCCGCCCGGGTCTATGCCGCGGCGCTGGTCCGCTGGGGGGATGACGCTGACCGCCACGTGGTCGGCAACTATGCCGCCATCGCCGAACTCGCCGACGGAAGCCTGCGCCTCGCCCGCTCGCCATGGGACGCGCCGCCGCTCTACCACCACCACGCAGCCGGCAGCACGGTCGTCTCGCCGCTCTTGCGCGCGATCTTTGCCGCAGGGGTGCCGCGCCGGCTGGACTACGACCGGGTCATCGACGAACTCGCCTACGTTTGGCGCGACGGCGAGGAGCGCGGCTGGTACCACGATGTTCTGCAAGTCCCGCTCGGCTGCGCGATAACGTACGGATCATCGGGGCGCAGGCTGGACAGATGGTATTCGGTCGACGAGCTTCCGCAGGTCCGGTTCGCCGATGATCCGGACTACGTCGAGGCGGCGACCGCCCTGCTCGACGAGGCGGCCCGTAAGGCACTGGCAACATGCCGCCGCCCTGCCATCGCGCTGTCCGGCGGGCTCGATTCTCCGCTCGCTGCGGCCGCGCTGACACAGGCCATGCCCGAACCGCAGCGGCTGACCGCCGTCACCTTTGCGCCGCATCCCGATTGGGACGGCATCGCGCCGCCGGGCACGATCGGCGACGAAACCGAAGTCGCCCGCGCTTTCGCGGAACACAACGGGCAGATCGAGCTGCACGAGGCCGACCCGCAGCAGGGCGGCTTCGACTTTCGCGCCGACGAGATGTTTCGCGCGATGCAGGTCTACGCCCCCGGACTGGCCAACGTGGGCATGATGCACGGTGTCTGGGCGAAGGCGGCCGAGCTGGGATGCGACATGCTGTTCACCGCCGACCTGGGCAACCAGACCGTGAGCGATGCGGGCCGCTGGGCCTATGTCGAATACGCGCGGCGCGGCAAATGGGGCGAACTTGGCAAGCTGCTCGATGCGCGCGCGGGCGACAGCCGCAGCATGGCACGCAAGATCGCCGCGCTCAGCATCCTGTCGCAACTTCCGGCGGCGGCACGGCGGATGCTGCGCGGCGTGGTCCACCCCGAAAGGCGCGACATGACCGCCTTGTTCACGCTGTTGTCGGCCCGTGCGCGACGAGAGAGGCGCGGCGCCTGGAACGACGTGACCCTTGGCCGAAGCCGTAGGGAGGTGATTCGCAATGCCGCGCTGCAGGCAAACGGGCCCGCTGCCGACGTCCACCTCGCCTTCGAGCAGCTTTACGGGCTGCGCCGCCGTGACGTCATGGCCTATCGACCGCTCGTGGAGTTCTGTCTCGGCCTGCCGACCGAACAATTCGCGAGCCAGGGCGTCGAGCGCCGCCTTGCACGGCGGATGGGCAAGGGCCGGTTGCCCGAGGCACATCGCCTCGCAGCGGCCACGGGCCAGCACAACGTCGACTGGCATGCCCGCCTGACGCCTCGGCGCGAGGAATTGCTGGCCTATACCGACGCGCTCGCCGGTCACCCGTGGCTGTCCGAAACGATCGACCTGTCCCGGATGCGCGACCTGCTCGAACGATGGCCCGATACGTCGGACTTTTCGTGGGACGAGGGCATGTCGCGCGCCATGGCCCTGCCGCGGATCGTCCTCGCCGCGAGATTCATCGCCATTGCCGAGGGGCGCAACGATCTGTGA